The DNA sequence TTTCAAACAGCTTCAAGCCGGGCGTATATCCCAAAGACCTCATGCTCAATGTCATCGGAATCCTTAAGGCAGACGGTGCCGATTATCTTTGCTTGGAATTTTCAGGCAGCTGCATCGATGAGATGTCCATGGGGGGCAGGATGACGCTTTGCAATATGGCGATCGAAGCCGGTGCAAAGGGAGGAATAGTCCCACCGGATGAAAAGACGCTTGAATGGGTTCGCCGCCGTTCATCTCGCTCATTTACCCCTCAGATAAGCGACAAAGATGCATATTTCATCGATGTCCTCCATATAGATGCAGCAAGTCTTGAACCTCAGGTTGCCTTTCCCCATGCAGTCGATAACGTTCATCCCGTCAGTGAAGCAACAGGAATTCCTATTCAACAGGTCTTTTTGGGGACATGCACTAACGGTCGCCTTGAAGATCTAAGGGAAGCAGCTTCAATCTTGAGCGGGCGCCGCGTCCATGATGATGTAAGGTTGCTCGTATGTCCCGCCTCCAGGCAAACCTTACTTGAAGCTATCGAGGAAGGAATTATTTCCACCTTGCTCGAGGCAGGAGCTACGGTAATCCCACCCGGTTGCGGTCCCTGCCCGGGAACCCATTTGGGAGTGCCTGGAGATGGCGAGAACGTGATATCCACAGCAAACAGAAACTTCAAAGGTCGAATGGGAAATAATAAATCTAACATATATCTGGCTTCTCCTGCGACATGTGCTGCTTCCGCCGTTGAGGGAAAGATAGCCGATCCGCGAAAGTACTTATCTTGAGCTTTAAGGAAAGGTGATGCGAGATGAACGGCTTTTTGTTAAAGGGTCGAGCTCATAAAT is a window from the Acetomicrobium flavidum genome containing:
- a CDS encoding 3-isopropylmalate dehydratase large subunit, coding for MGGTIVEKIISSHVGEEVKAGDFCVVTVDMLMCHDATGPLTIKAFNEFERENVWDPQRITFVLDHAAPSPNERVSGLHDMLRSFAKEQGIRFFDVGEGICHQLMLEKGLVLPGDIALGTDSHTCTYGAVGALSFGIGSTDASGVLLTGKLWLKVPYTMKIIVSNSFKPGVYPKDLMLNVIGILKADGADYLCLEFSGSCIDEMSMGGRMTLCNMAIEAGAKGGIVPPDEKTLEWVRRRSSRSFTPQISDKDAYFIDVLHIDAASLEPQVAFPHAVDNVHPVSEATGIPIQQVFLGTCTNGRLEDLREAASILSGRRVHDDVRLLVCPASRQTLLEAIEEGIISTLLEAGATVIPPGCGPCPGTHLGVPGDGENVISTANRNFKGRMGNNKSNIYLASPATCAASAVEGKIADPRKYLS